A section of the Chryseobacterium ginsenosidimutans genome encodes:
- the typA gene encoding translational GTPase TypA has product MQNIRNIAIIAHVDHGKTTLVDKIIHATNIFRENQESGELIMDNNDLERERGITILSKNISVTYKDTKINVIDTPGHADFGGEVERVLKMADGVILLVDAFEGPMPQTRFVLQKALELGLRPLVVINKVDKPNCRPEEVHDQVFDLFFNLEATEEQLDFPTFYGSSKQGWFNTSLEETENIFPLLDGILQYVPEPKVEEGNLQMQIVSLDFSSFLGRIAIGKVIRGEIKESQWIGLAQADGKVLKGKVKELYVFEGLGKKKVTEVKAGDICAVVGFDAFQIGDSFVDLENPEPLPRTSIDEPTLNMTFSINNSPFFGKDGKYVTSNHLKERLYKELEKNLALRVEQTGDANTFLVFGRGILHLSVLIETMRREGYEMTIGQPQVILREIDGEKCEPYESLVVDVPEEYASRVIDLATQRKGDLHIMETKGEMQHMEFEIPSRGLIGLRSQMLTATAGEAIMAHRFTEYKPFKGAIPGRSNGVLISKSQGPATEYSIAKLQDRGKFYVDPGEEIYAGMIIGEQNKPGDLVINIVEAKQLNNIRAAGKDKDGGVAPKILFSLEECMEYIQGDEAIEVTPNFIRMRKKILSEEERKRMDRGAKA; this is encoded by the coding sequence ATGCAAAACATTAGAAATATTGCGATTATCGCACACGTTGACCACGGGAAGACTACTTTGGTTGATAAGATCATCCACGCTACCAATATTTTCAGAGAAAATCAGGAGAGTGGGGAATTAATTATGGATAACAATGACCTTGAAAGAGAAAGAGGAATCACGATCTTATCCAAGAATATTTCTGTTACTTATAAAGACACGAAAATTAACGTAATCGATACTCCTGGTCACGCCGATTTTGGTGGTGAAGTAGAAAGAGTATTGAAAATGGCTGATGGAGTTATTTTGTTGGTGGATGCCTTTGAAGGACCGATGCCACAAACAAGATTCGTACTTCAGAAAGCGTTGGAATTAGGATTAAGACCATTGGTGGTTATCAATAAAGTAGATAAGCCAAACTGCCGTCCTGAAGAAGTTCACGATCAGGTATTTGATTTATTCTTCAACCTTGAAGCTACTGAAGAGCAGTTGGATTTCCCAACTTTCTACGGTTCTTCTAAACAAGGTTGGTTCAACACTTCACTTGAAGAAACTGAAAACATTTTCCCATTATTAGATGGTATTTTACAATATGTTCCTGAACCTAAAGTTGAGGAAGGGAACCTTCAAATGCAAATCGTTTCTCTTGATTTCTCTTCTTTCTTAGGAAGAATTGCAATCGGGAAAGTAATCAGAGGAGAGATCAAAGAATCTCAGTGGATTGGTTTGGCGCAGGCTGATGGTAAAGTTTTAAAAGGAAAAGTAAAAGAATTATACGTTTTCGAAGGTCTTGGAAAGAAAAAAGTAACTGAAGTAAAGGCCGGAGATATCTGTGCTGTAGTAGGTTTTGATGCCTTCCAGATCGGTGATTCTTTCGTTGATCTTGAAAACCCTGAACCATTGCCTAGAACTTCTATTGATGAGCCAACGTTGAATATGACGTTCTCTATCAACAATTCACCTTTCTTTGGAAAAGATGGTAAGTATGTGACTTCTAATCACTTGAAAGAAAGACTATATAAAGAATTAGAGAAAAACTTAGCATTAAGAGTTGAGCAGACTGGTGATGCAAACACTTTCTTGGTATTCGGTAGAGGTATTCTTCACTTGTCTGTTTTAATTGAAACAATGAGAAGAGAAGGATATGAAATGACAATTGGTCAGCCACAGGTTATCTTAAGAGAAATCGACGGTGAAAAATGTGAGCCTTACGAATCTTTGGTTGTTGACGTTCCTGAAGAATATGCTTCAAGAGTTATCGACTTAGCAACTCAGAGAAAAGGAGATCTTCACATTATGGAAACTAAAGGGGAGATGCAACACATGGAATTCGAAATTCCTTCAAGAGGTTTGATCGGATTGCGTTCTCAGATGTTGACTGCTACTGCTGGTGAAGCTATTATGGCGCACCGTTTCACAGAATACAAGCCTTTCAAAGGAGCAATTCCTGGAAGAAGTAATGGTGTTTTAATTAGCAAAAGCCAAGGTCCTGCAACTGAATATTCTATCGCTAAATTACAGGATAGAGGTAAGTTTTATGTTGATCCGGGCGAAGAGATCTACGCAGGGATGATTATTGGTGAACAAAACAAACCAGGCGATTTGGTCATAAATATTGTAGAAGCAAAACAGTTGAACAATATACGTGCTGCAGGTAAAGATAAGGATGGTGGAGTTGCACCGAAAATCTTATTCTCTCTTGAAGAATGTATGGAATATATCCAAGGTGATGAAGCAATTGAGGTGACTCCTAACTTCATCCGTATGAGAAAGAAAATCCTTTCTGAAGAAGAAAGAAAAAGAATGGATAGAGGAGCGAAAGCGTAA
- a CDS encoding glycoside hydrolase family 10 protein — MKINKLKLVFLFGIFTSFTSCSVQNNSVKATVPNKNATKPVKNISIPKDSVVINNKPVTTPPGEVFRTNLPEIKREFRGAWIASVANINWPSRNNLTVDQQKTEAINMLDMLKDNNFNAVIFQVRPSADALYTSNIEPWSYFLTGQTGAAPYPNYDPLQFWIDEAHKRGLELHVWLNPYRAHHTNGGSPNSLSMANKLSDIVVRLKNGMYWFDPADPKTQGHVSNVVKDIVKRYDIDAVHFDDYFYPYATYNKGADFPDNATWSAYVNSGGTLSRGDWRRDNVNKFVERIYKEIHAEKNYVRFGISPFGIWKPGYPEGVVGSSQYDELYADAKLWLNKGWVDYFSPQLYWPIESKGQPFEALLNWWKAENTLNRHLWPGLNTVEIKTSDRPTEIKNQIEISRQVLGKDAGEIHWSIAGLTKNANMLPTLKSGPYKEKALVPKTPWLKAVPLQTPTLFVNDNGSFAQTSWSTKNIADVFQWVLFTQYNGVWETEILTLDQLSKDIPKYKDGKTLNAIAIKAIDRLGNESDYMAKKVK; from the coding sequence ATGAAAATAAATAAACTAAAGCTGGTATTTTTATTTGGAATTTTCACGTCTTTCACATCATGTTCTGTTCAGAATAATTCGGTGAAGGCAACAGTTCCGAACAAAAATGCAACAAAGCCGGTTAAAAATATATCAATACCAAAAGATTCTGTTGTCATTAATAATAAACCTGTGACAACTCCTCCAGGTGAGGTTTTCAGAACCAATCTTCCTGAAATTAAAAGAGAATTTCGTGGAGCCTGGATAGCCAGTGTCGCAAATATCAATTGGCCTTCAAGAAATAATTTAACGGTAGATCAGCAAAAAACTGAAGCAATCAATATGTTGGATATGCTGAAAGATAACAACTTTAATGCTGTTATTTTTCAGGTTCGTCCGTCTGCAGATGCTTTGTACACGAGTAATATTGAACCGTGGTCGTATTTTTTGACAGGACAGACAGGAGCAGCCCCTTATCCTAATTATGATCCCTTACAATTCTGGATCGATGAAGCTCACAAAAGAGGATTGGAGCTTCATGTCTGGTTAAATCCTTATCGTGCGCATCATACAAATGGCGGTTCTCCGAATAGTTTGTCAATGGCAAATAAGCTTTCGGACATTGTAGTAAGGTTAAAAAACGGAATGTATTGGTTTGATCCCGCAGATCCGAAAACACAGGGACACGTTTCTAATGTGGTGAAAGATATTGTAAAAAGATATGACATTGATGCCGTTCATTTTGATGATTATTTTTATCCATATGCAACTTACAACAAAGGTGCAGATTTCCCTGATAATGCAACTTGGAGTGCTTATGTAAACAGTGGCGGGACATTATCGAGAGGAGACTGGAGAAGAGATAATGTCAATAAATTTGTGGAAAGGATTTATAAAGAAATTCATGCTGAAAAAAACTATGTAAGATTCGGAATCAGCCCTTTCGGAATCTGGAAACCGGGTTATCCGGAAGGAGTTGTAGGCTCTTCGCAGTATGACGAGTTGTATGCGGATGCCAAGTTATGGTTAAATAAAGGTTGGGTAGATTATTTCTCACCACAGTTATATTGGCCGATTGAATCGAAAGGACAGCCTTTTGAAGCACTATTGAACTGGTGGAAAGCAGAAAATACATTAAACCGCCATCTTTGGCCGGGATTGAATACTGTTGAGATTAAAACATCAGACCGTCCGACGGAAATTAAAAATCAGATTGAAATATCAAGACAGGTTTTAGGAAAAGATGCAGGAGAAATCCATTGGAGTATTGCAGGATTGACAAAAAATGCAAATATGCTCCCAACACTGAAAAGCGGGCCTTATAAAGAAAAAGCATTGGTTCCGAAAACACCTTGGCTGAAAGCTGTTCCTTTGCAGACACCAACATTATTCGTTAATGATAACGGAAGTTTTGCACAGACGAGCTGGAGTACAAAAAATATTGCTGATGTTTTTCAGTGGGTGCTTTTCACTCAATACAACGGAGTTTGGGAAACGGAGATTTTAACGTTAGATCAACTTTCGAAAGATATTCCTAAATATAAAGACGGTAAAACCTTAAATGCGATTGCTATTAAAGCGATTGACAGGCTAGGAAATGAGAGTGATTATATGGCTAAGAAAGTCAAATAG
- a CDS encoding response regulator transcription factor: MTKNILIADDHDIVLVGTSIILESRIPDVLIDTAEDYPKAMEKIFQKKYDLVILDINMPESKNKKMITEIKAADPDIKILIFSAYEEEIAVQYIKEGANGYISKLSKSDEISDAVKKIFSDGYYYPANIIDQLFQESPLDSIKNLSAREYEIFILMVNGNGNLEISNKMGIQMPTISTYKKRIHTKLKTSNLADLIKLYHTHIA; the protein is encoded by the coding sequence ATGACTAAAAATATACTTATTGCTGACGATCATGATATAGTACTTGTAGGGACTAGCATTATTTTAGAATCAAGAATTCCTGATGTATTGATTGATACGGCTGAAGATTATCCAAAAGCCATGGAAAAGATCTTCCAAAAAAAATATGATCTTGTGATCCTGGATATCAATATGCCGGAAAGCAAAAACAAAAAAATGATTACCGAAATCAAAGCGGCAGATCCTGATATTAAAATATTAATCTTCTCTGCCTATGAAGAAGAAATCGCCGTACAGTATATAAAAGAAGGAGCTAACGGATACATCAGTAAGCTCAGCAAATCTGATGAAATCTCGGATGCCGTAAAAAAGATATTTTCCGATGGATACTATTATCCTGCCAATATTATAGATCAGCTGTTTCAGGAATCGCCTCTGGATTCTATCAAAAATTTATCAGCAAGAGAGTATGAGATTTTTATTTTAATGGTGAACGGAAATGGCAATCTGGAAATTTCAAATAAAATGGGAATTCAAATGCCTACTATCAGTACTTACAAAAAAAGAATCCATACGAAATTGAAAACCAGCAATCTCGCTGATCTCATCAAGCTATATCACACTCATATCGCGTAA
- a CDS encoding sensor histidine kinase — protein MKRRVPLLFFLFYFFICYSQEYSIQLYNTDNGLPQNSVKDIIKDKYGFIWLTTENGIVRYDGTHFLVYKNFPFSSQRFTYFYGHPEKDSIYTAGDFEKTVLLHAKFPKVAKPLKNFTTFLTKNKSHYLLYCSNFSYAATSVNFYINFKKGRYYLKKNELIYTDFKSKAEENLQIKSIYNNVPRVFAINEVLFHIDPQSKKISKIEKGKITGSYNVPLLTDTRSRILWSQVNNQVFIVNRNTIYTCNYDNGELKISRLLHLNQARDENFVSAYYDKSYKKFYLGSSIGGLQIISLTDFATVTRPPSKPESNFYSLLPFSSSSVITPFGEIYDRKGFIGNKKFEDANSFFLDYDYFGNIITQKANDVMIYQKASFYKDTVSIKNFSLKDFFFDQNRYYALFSKLKIGKFPEFKTILTVYKDKSFKYPQKNIYINKEPTKLIKFDEDHILVGTAKALYKVSLKTNKIYNLTGKDELFIRNIIRSKDGVFWIMTLGKGFYMLKNDHLIKMPYDVNNNISSSHTILEDSKGFFWIPTNNGLYKVPETQLLQYAQNRKSKVSYYRFSKDSGFNTNEFNGGSNICGIRLENGEFVLPSLNGLVFFDPLKVTSYYPENIYIERALIDSKEQYFKENLYLKQESNRVDIFIDVPYYSNPDNLVIEAKLSGMPNAKWEPIGKEGKFSISNLGYGNHTFVVKMLVSDKGKFIYKKINIIIPPYFYQTLWFKLFVFSVILLMLYFLVRWRINFLERKNHKLEEIVSSRTKSLSDTVEKLEITKNKLHKEIEQQKKLIGTISHDITTPVKFIAMTAKEVLDKDDFNEQRIKKILNSVYKSSDQLYNFTITLKEYADIYSHYRSDKTELYSLYKLIEEKKILFNEIAEKNNTAIINKVDQSLLIWISKNILSAIIHNLVDNSVKYTQNGSITVESNTEGENIILLITDTGIGMDEKKIEYYTTLQDNIENEKLLLQKYGMGLHLVLQLLQMIEGKIVFTKNRLQGTSFKLILKNKKND, from the coding sequence TTGAAAAGACGTGTACCCTTACTATTTTTTCTGTTTTACTTTTTTATATGTTACAGTCAGGAATACAGTATTCAGCTATATAATACCGATAACGGACTCCCTCAGAATAGTGTAAAAGATATTATAAAAGACAAATATGGATTTATCTGGCTTACCACAGAAAATGGAATTGTAAGATATGACGGCACCCATTTTTTAGTATATAAAAATTTCCCTTTTAGCAGCCAACGGTTTACTTATTTCTATGGACATCCTGAAAAAGACAGCATTTATACTGCAGGAGATTTTGAAAAAACGGTTTTATTGCATGCAAAGTTCCCGAAAGTAGCAAAACCTTTAAAAAATTTCACGACTTTTCTTACCAAAAATAAGAGTCATTATCTTTTGTATTGTTCTAATTTCAGCTATGCCGCAACTTCAGTCAATTTTTACATCAACTTTAAAAAAGGCAGATATTATTTAAAGAAAAATGAGCTGATATACACTGATTTTAAGTCAAAAGCGGAAGAAAATTTACAAATAAAATCTATCTACAATAATGTCCCCAGAGTTTTTGCGATTAATGAAGTACTGTTTCACATTGATCCCCAATCAAAAAAGATCTCAAAAATAGAAAAAGGGAAAATCACCGGTTCTTACAACGTTCCACTTCTTACTGATACAAGAAGCAGAATTCTTTGGAGCCAGGTCAATAATCAGGTTTTTATTGTGAACAGAAATACAATTTATACCTGCAATTATGATAACGGTGAATTGAAGATATCCAGGCTTCTCCATTTAAACCAAGCCAGAGATGAAAATTTTGTCAGTGCCTATTATGATAAATCCTACAAAAAATTCTATCTGGGAAGTAGTATAGGCGGATTGCAAATTATTAGTTTAACAGATTTTGCGACTGTAACAAGACCCCCTTCTAAACCTGAATCCAATTTCTATTCTCTCCTGCCCTTCAGTTCGTCTTCAGTCATTACACCTTTTGGAGAAATCTATGACCGAAAAGGTTTTATAGGTAACAAAAAATTTGAAGACGCCAACTCTTTCTTTTTGGATTATGATTATTTTGGAAATATTATTACACAAAAAGCAAATGATGTAATGATTTATCAGAAAGCATCTTTTTACAAAGACACTGTTTCTATAAAAAACTTTTCTTTAAAGGACTTCTTTTTTGATCAAAATAGATATTACGCCCTATTTTCAAAACTTAAAATCGGTAAATTCCCGGAATTTAAAACAATACTTACCGTATATAAAGACAAATCATTTAAATATCCTCAAAAAAATATCTACATCAACAAAGAGCCAACAAAGCTGATAAAATTTGATGAGGATCATATACTTGTAGGAACAGCAAAAGCACTCTATAAGGTATCGTTAAAAACTAATAAAATCTATAATTTAACCGGAAAAGATGAGTTATTTATCCGGAATATTATCCGGTCAAAAGATGGTGTTTTCTGGATCATGACCTTAGGAAAAGGGTTTTACATGTTGAAAAACGATCATCTTATTAAAATGCCTTATGATGTAAACAACAATATTTCTTCATCGCATACCATTTTAGAAGATTCAAAAGGTTTCTTCTGGATTCCCACCAATAACGGGTTGTATAAAGTTCCCGAAACCCAGCTTTTACAATACGCCCAAAATAGAAAATCGAAGGTCAGCTATTACCGTTTTTCAAAGGATTCTGGTTTTAACACAAATGAATTCAATGGTGGTAGCAATATTTGCGGCATCAGATTAGAAAATGGAGAATTTGTACTTCCTTCTTTAAACGGATTGGTTTTCTTTGATCCATTAAAAGTAACAAGCTATTACCCCGAAAACATATACATTGAAAGAGCTTTAATTGACAGTAAAGAACAATATTTCAAAGAAAATCTATATTTAAAGCAAGAATCCAACCGTGTAGATATTTTCATTGATGTTCCTTATTATTCCAATCCGGATAATCTGGTGATAGAAGCAAAACTCAGCGGAATGCCCAATGCCAAATGGGAGCCGATCGGTAAAGAAGGAAAATTCTCTATTTCAAATCTCGGATATGGAAATCATACTTTTGTGGTGAAAATGCTTGTATCTGATAAGGGAAAATTTATTTATAAAAAAATCAATATTATTATTCCGCCTTATTTTTATCAGACTTTATGGTTTAAGCTATTTGTTTTTTCTGTCATCTTATTGATGTTATATTTTTTGGTGAGATGGAGAATAAATTTTCTGGAAAGAAAGAACCACAAGCTGGAAGAAATTGTAAGTTCCCGCACCAAAAGCCTTTCTGATACGGTAGAAAAATTAGAAATTACAAAAAACAAGCTTCACAAAGAGATCGAACAGCAAAAAAAGCTCATAGGAACTATTTCCCACGATATCACGACTCCTGTAAAATTTATTGCCATGACGGCAAAAGAGGTATTGGATAAGGATGATTTTAATGAACAGCGAATAAAAAAAATCCTTAATTCTGTTTATAAATCTTCAGATCAATTATATAATTTCACCATTACCTTAAAGGAATATGCCGACATATACTCCCATTACAGATCCGATAAAACAGAACTCTATTCTTTATACAAACTTATTGAAGAAAAAAAAATACTTTTCAATGAAATAGCCGAAAAAAATAATACGGCCATCATTAATAAGGTAGATCAATCATTATTAATATGGATCAGCAAAAATATACTTTCTGCCATTATTCACAACTTGGTTGACAATTCTGTAAAATACACCCAGAATGGCTCTATAACGGTAGAAAGCAATACGGAAGGAGAAAATATCATATTACTTATAACAGACACCGGTATCGGGATGGATGAAAAGAAAATAGAATATTATACCACGCTTCAGGATAATATTGAAAACGAAAAGCTATTATTGCAGAAATACGGAATGGGGCTCCATCTTGTATTGCAGCTGCTACAAATGATCGAAGGTAAAATTGTTTTCACAAAAAATAGATTACAGGGAACTTCCTTCAAACTGATTTTAAAAAATAAAAAGAATGACTAA